One segment of Alligator mississippiensis isolate rAllMis1 chromosome 13, rAllMis1, whole genome shotgun sequence DNA contains the following:
- the NUDT16L1 gene encoding tudor-interacting repair regulator protein isoform X2 gives MAAGCGALGAGALPALPPLLVPGVPELKPLTRYEAMRLGPGWSHSCHAMLYAPNPGMLFGRIPLRYAVLVMGMVRVPLYTQKDRMGGLPNFLGNSFIGTAKFQLLFALKVLNMVPEEKLAEAVAATQKPKKPAMEPAVAPVAVPANQPIARPTNELASEPAAESVAEPAATLTTEAVAEPTAVSVAEPTAVSVAEPTAEAEPVAVPVAVAVTVPGPATVPAAESVAESATMSIAELGAEPAAKRMAEPAVLSSIELAAVSVAAATNELAAEPMAE, from the exons ATGGCGGCCGGGTGCGGGGCGCTGGGCGCGGGGGCGCTGCCGGCGCTGCCGCCGCTGTTGGTGCCGGGCGTGCCCGAGCTGAAGCCGCTGACGCGCTATGAGGCCATGCGGCTCGGGCCGGGCTGGAGCCACTCGTGCCACGCCATGCTGTACGCGCCCAACCCGGGCATGCTTTTCGGCCGCATCCCGCTGCGCTACGCCGTGCTG gtgatggggatggtCCGCGTTCCCTTGTACACCCAGAAGGACCGCATGGGTGGGCTCCCAAACTTCCTGGGCAACTCCTTCATTGGGACTGCTAAGTTCCAGCTGCTCTTTGCCCTGAAGGTCTTGAATATGGTACCAGAGGAAAagctggcagaggcagtggctgccACACAGAAGCCAAAGAAGCCAGCGATGGAGCCTGCAGTAGCACCTGTGGCTGTGCCAGCAAACCAGCCGATAGCCAGGCCAACAAATGAGCTGGCATCTGAGCCAGCTGCTGAATCCGTGGCTGAGCCAGCAGCCACTTTGACCACTGAAGCTGTGGCTGAGCCAAcggctgtgtctgtggctgagcCAAcggctgtgtctgtggctgagcCAACGGCTGAAGCTGAGCCAGTGGCAGTGCCAGTGGCTGTAGCTGTGACCGTGCctgggccagcaactgtgccGGCTGCAGAGTCGGTGGCTGAATCGGCAACAATGTCCATAGCTGAGCTGGGGGCTGAACCAGCAGCCAAGCGCATGGCCGAGCCAGCAGTGTTGTCCTCGATTGAATTGGCGGCAGTATCTGTGGCTGCAGCAACAAATGAGCTGGCAGCTGAGCCCATGGCTGAGTGA
- the NUDT16L1 gene encoding tudor-interacting repair regulator protein isoform X3, with protein sequence MQMRFDGLLGFPGGFVDRRYWSLEDGLNRVLGLGLGCVRLTEADYLCSHLTEGPHRVVAHFYARQVTLEELHAVEINAVHSRDHGLEVMGMVRVPLYTQKDRMGGLPNFLGNSFIGTAKFQLLFALKVLNMVPEEKLAEAVAATQKPKKPAMEPAVAPVAVPANQPIARPTNELASEPAAESVAEPAATLTTEAVAEPTAVSVAEPTAVSVAEPTAEAEPVAVPVAVAVTVPGPATVPAAESVAESATMSIAELGAEPAAKRMAEPAVLSSIELAAVSVAAATNELAAEPMAE encoded by the exons ATGCAGATGCGATTTGACGGACTACTGGGCTTTCCTGGGGGGTTCGTGGATCGCCGTTACTGGTCCCTGGAGGACGGTCTGAATCGGGTGCTGGGCTTAGGTTTGGGCTGTGTGCGCCTGACGGAAGCTGACTATCTGTGCTCGCACCTGACAGAGGGGCCACATCGTGTGGTGGCACACTTCTACGCCAGGCAGGTGACCCTGGAGGAGCTGCACGCCGTCGAGATCAACGCGGTGCATTCCCGAGACCACGGGCTGGAG gtgatggggatggtCCGCGTTCCCTTGTACACCCAGAAGGACCGCATGGGTGGGCTCCCAAACTTCCTGGGCAACTCCTTCATTGGGACTGCTAAGTTCCAGCTGCTCTTTGCCCTGAAGGTCTTGAATATGGTACCAGAGGAAAagctggcagaggcagtggctgccACACAGAAGCCAAAGAAGCCAGCGATGGAGCCTGCAGTAGCACCTGTGGCTGTGCCAGCAAACCAGCCGATAGCCAGGCCAACAAATGAGCTGGCATCTGAGCCAGCTGCTGAATCCGTGGCTGAGCCAGCAGCCACTTTGACCACTGAAGCTGTGGCTGAGCCAAcggctgtgtctgtggctgagcCAAcggctgtgtctgtggctgagcCAACGGCTGAAGCTGAGCCAGTGGCAGTGCCAGTGGCTGTAGCTGTGACCGTGCctgggccagcaactgtgccGGCTGCAGAGTCGGTGGCTGAATCGGCAACAATGTCCATAGCTGAGCTGGGGGCTGAACCAGCAGCCAAGCGCATGGCCGAGCCAGCAGTGTTGTCCTCGATTGAATTGGCGGCAGTATCTGTGGCTGCAGCAACAAATGAGCTGGCAGCTGAGCCCATGGCTGAGTGA
- the NUDT16L1 gene encoding tudor-interacting repair regulator protein isoform X1, with protein sequence MAAGCGALGAGALPALPPLLVPGVPELKPLTRYEAMRLGPGWSHSCHAMLYAPNPGMLFGRIPLRYAVLMQMRFDGLLGFPGGFVDRRYWSLEDGLNRVLGLGLGCVRLTEADYLCSHLTEGPHRVVAHFYARQVTLEELHAVEINAVHSRDHGLEVMGMVRVPLYTQKDRMGGLPNFLGNSFIGTAKFQLLFALKVLNMVPEEKLAEAVAATQKPKKPAMEPAVAPVAVPANQPIARPTNELASEPAAESVAEPAATLTTEAVAEPTAVSVAEPTAVSVAEPTAEAEPVAVPVAVAVTVPGPATVPAAESVAESATMSIAELGAEPAAKRMAEPAVLSSIELAAVSVAAATNELAAEPMAE encoded by the exons ATGGCGGCCGGGTGCGGGGCGCTGGGCGCGGGGGCGCTGCCGGCGCTGCCGCCGCTGTTGGTGCCGGGCGTGCCCGAGCTGAAGCCGCTGACGCGCTATGAGGCCATGCGGCTCGGGCCGGGCTGGAGCCACTCGTGCCACGCCATGCTGTACGCGCCCAACCCGGGCATGCTTTTCGGCCGCATCCCGCTGCGCTACGCCGTGCTG ATGCAGATGCGATTTGACGGACTACTGGGCTTTCCTGGGGGGTTCGTGGATCGCCGTTACTGGTCCCTGGAGGACGGTCTGAATCGGGTGCTGGGCTTAGGTTTGGGCTGTGTGCGCCTGACGGAAGCTGACTATCTGTGCTCGCACCTGACAGAGGGGCCACATCGTGTGGTGGCACACTTCTACGCCAGGCAGGTGACCCTGGAGGAGCTGCACGCCGTCGAGATCAACGCGGTGCATTCCCGAGACCACGGGCTGGAG gtgatggggatggtCCGCGTTCCCTTGTACACCCAGAAGGACCGCATGGGTGGGCTCCCAAACTTCCTGGGCAACTCCTTCATTGGGACTGCTAAGTTCCAGCTGCTCTTTGCCCTGAAGGTCTTGAATATGGTACCAGAGGAAAagctggcagaggcagtggctgccACACAGAAGCCAAAGAAGCCAGCGATGGAGCCTGCAGTAGCACCTGTGGCTGTGCCAGCAAACCAGCCGATAGCCAGGCCAACAAATGAGCTGGCATCTGAGCCAGCTGCTGAATCCGTGGCTGAGCCAGCAGCCACTTTGACCACTGAAGCTGTGGCTGAGCCAAcggctgtgtctgtggctgagcCAAcggctgtgtctgtggctgagcCAACGGCTGAAGCTGAGCCAGTGGCAGTGCCAGTGGCTGTAGCTGTGACCGTGCctgggccagcaactgtgccGGCTGCAGAGTCGGTGGCTGAATCGGCAACAATGTCCATAGCTGAGCTGGGGGCTGAACCAGCAGCCAAGCGCATGGCCGAGCCAGCAGTGTTGTCCTCGATTGAATTGGCGGCAGTATCTGTGGCTGCAGCAACAAATGAGCTGGCAGCTGAGCCCATGGCTGAGTGA